One Micromonospora craniellae genomic region harbors:
- a CDS encoding FAD/NAD(P)-dependent oxidoreductase: MTTQRVDVAVIGAGPAGLAAALAAAEAGMSVAVVDAGVRPGGQYWRSPAPGAGPFRPAALHHGWTRFTSTDTRLSELADAGRVLRLAGHHVWSVVPAGDQWSVHCVVGVEPRQHGTPAPVTVHARRLVLATGAYDRQLPFPGWDLPGVLTAGGAQALLKGNLVVAGQRVVVAGTGPFLLPVADGLARHGAQVATVVEANSPLAFARFPHTLLGAAGKLGEASGYAGRLLRHRVAVRYRHVVLRALGTDRLTGVVIGRVDRDGRVRAGTERRIDCDALAVGWGFTPQLELALQLGCATRLDVDQSLVVTVDDNQATSVGGVWAAGEATGVGGADLASVEGRIAGLAVAAALGADAVPVDRALRRRRAALRRFATAMHQVHPIPVGVLDECTDETLVCRCEEVRAGEIRRAVVELEATEARIVKLLARPGMGWCQGRVCGFATACLTARHAGRAVAEPDLRAFADRPIAAPTLLGELATPDGDARPDGDRG, encoded by the coding sequence GTGACCACGCAGCGCGTGGATGTCGCGGTGATCGGTGCCGGGCCGGCGGGGCTGGCCGCCGCCCTGGCCGCGGCCGAGGCGGGGATGAGCGTCGCGGTCGTCGACGCCGGCGTACGCCCCGGCGGGCAGTACTGGCGCTCCCCGGCACCCGGTGCCGGCCCGTTCCGGCCGGCCGCCCTGCACCACGGGTGGACGCGGTTCACCTCGACCGACACCCGACTGTCCGAGCTGGCCGACGCCGGCCGGGTGCTCCGGCTGGCCGGGCACCACGTCTGGTCCGTCGTGCCGGCCGGCGACCAGTGGTCCGTTCACTGTGTCGTGGGGGTCGAGCCCCGGCAGCACGGCACACCCGCCCCGGTCACCGTGCACGCCCGGCGACTCGTCCTCGCCACCGGCGCGTACGACCGGCAACTGCCCTTCCCTGGCTGGGACCTGCCGGGTGTGCTCACCGCCGGTGGGGCACAGGCGCTGCTCAAGGGGAACCTCGTCGTGGCCGGGCAGCGGGTGGTCGTCGCCGGCACCGGGCCGTTCCTGTTGCCGGTCGCCGACGGCCTCGCCCGGCACGGCGCTCAGGTGGCCACGGTCGTCGAGGCGAACAGCCCGCTCGCCTTCGCCCGGTTCCCGCACACGCTGCTCGGCGCGGCCGGCAAGCTCGGCGAAGCCTCCGGGTACGCCGGGCGGCTGCTGCGGCACCGGGTCGCCGTGCGGTACCGGCACGTGGTGCTGCGGGCCCTCGGCACGGACCGGCTGACCGGTGTCGTCATCGGCAGGGTGGACCGCGACGGCCGGGTGCGGGCCGGCACCGAACGGCGGATCGACTGCGACGCGCTCGCCGTCGGCTGGGGGTTCACCCCGCAGCTCGAACTGGCCCTCCAACTCGGTTGCGCGACCCGACTCGACGTCGACCAGAGCCTGGTGGTGACCGTCGACGACAACCAGGCGACCAGCGTCGGCGGGGTCTGGGCGGCAGGTGAGGCCACCGGCGTCGGTGGCGCCGACCTCGCGTCGGTCGAGGGCCGGATCGCCGGCCTGGCGGTGGCCGCGGCGCTCGGCGCGGATGCGGTGCCCGTCGACCGGGCGCTGCGCCGGCGGCGCGCCGCTCTGCGGCGCTTCGCGACCGCCATGCACCAGGTCCATCCGATCCCGGTGGGCGTGCTCGACGAGTGCACCGACGAGACGCTGGTCTGCCGGTGCGAAGAGGTGAGGGCGGGTGAGATCCGGCGGGCAGTCGTGGAGCTGGAGGCGACCGAGGCGCGCATCGTCAAGCTGCTCGCCCGGCCCGGCATGGGATGGTGCCAGGGCCGGGTGTGCGGCTTCGCCACCGCCTGCCTGACCGCCCGGCACGCCGGCCGGGCCGTCGCCGAGCCGGACCTGCGGGCCTTCGCGGACCGACCGATCGCCGCACCCACCCTCCTCGGGGAGCTCGCGACGCCCGACGGCGACGCGCGCCCGGACGGCGATCGGGGGTAG
- a CDS encoding beta-L-arabinofuranosidase domain-containing protein, giving the protein MADSVEFPVSRRQVLQVSAAGVAAVATAAAFPAGAQAAPAAGVATGPTTLGVTSADPGPGGTAPVRPFQLRDVRLGDGLLQEKRDRMKNYLRQLDERRFLVLFNNQAGRPNPAGVTAPGGWEDGGLLSGHWAGHFMTALAQGYADLGEPVFKNKLDWMVGELAACQAAITARIGGGDPGGEDPEEPEIGRVTGRFGSGLRLNGPSRAEHVALPQEAISQLTDFTIATWVNLAATQNWSRLFDFGQNSTVNMFLTPRAGTTGNAPRFAITVGGSGGEQQINGTTALPTNQWVHLAVTLTQNTGTLYVNGVQAGQNTNMTLSPANLGNPGNRWIGRSQYGDAMLNATIDEFHIFDRALSAQEVASLQGSPAGSTGGGSIAWYRFEEEGGSTILDSSPNGRDGGIVASQSGGDELWVPTHPGYLGAIPEDAVLRLGPPRWAVYGSNAATNTWAPWYTQHKIMRGLLDAYYHTDNATALDVVTKMASWANLALTIGDKNHPGYPGPITRDNLNYMWDLYIAGETGGANEVFPEIYALTGDSRHLETAKLFDNRESLFDACVENRDILVTTPATNPGRRRPDRLHANSHVPQFVGYLRVYEHSGDSEYLQAAKNFYGMVVPHRAYANGGTGGNYPGSNNNIELFQNRGNVANSIAQGGAETCTTYNLIKLARNLFFHEQDPAYLDYYERGLINQIAGSRADTTTVGNPQVTYFQPLTPGAARGYGNTGTCCGGTGIENHTKYQETIYFKSADDSTLWVNLYVPSTLTWQEKDLTVVQETVYPRQDHTRLTIDGSGRLDLKLRVPAWAQKGFQVSVNGVAQDHTATPGSYLTLSRTWRSGDTVDIRMPFSIRIERAIDRPDTQAVFWGPVLLQILGNPGGGAFRELSLYRHLKRDGDYSRAAITPSSTTAAGDQVFASQGFTLRPYYVADTQAASSYFRRVEPTVVFGSIDTGVPNHKRNDGLPAYDVPVSGVPSPGTDGPTFLDLLWDEAPFASHGQFVTTVTRIADAFVDADVFTAAQRDRIVADATRARADLDPGTSFDVEVTAKTQRIGGNAYVSVSARNADEVPLTIELVTAFGSRTVTGVAPGKTAFQQFNTRSTAVPAGTATVRVTGTVDGEEITTEIEAPYPASSAS; this is encoded by the coding sequence GTGGCTGATTCCGTTGAGTTTCCGGTAAGTCGACGTCAGGTGCTGCAGGTCTCGGCTGCCGGTGTGGCCGCAGTGGCCACCGCGGCCGCGTTCCCGGCCGGTGCACAGGCGGCACCGGCCGCCGGGGTGGCTACCGGTCCGACCACTCTGGGCGTGACGTCGGCCGACCCGGGTCCCGGTGGGACCGCTCCGGTGCGGCCGTTCCAGTTGCGTGACGTGCGGCTGGGTGACGGCCTGCTTCAGGAGAAGCGGGACCGGATGAAGAACTACCTCCGCCAACTGGACGAACGCCGGTTCCTGGTGTTGTTCAACAACCAGGCGGGTCGGCCGAATCCGGCGGGCGTGACGGCGCCGGGTGGCTGGGAGGACGGTGGCCTGCTCAGCGGCCACTGGGCCGGGCACTTCATGACCGCCCTCGCCCAGGGATACGCCGACCTCGGTGAACCAGTCTTCAAGAACAAGCTCGACTGGATGGTCGGCGAACTCGCCGCCTGCCAGGCGGCCATCACCGCCCGGATCGGTGGTGGCGATCCAGGAGGTGAGGACCCGGAGGAGCCGGAGATCGGTCGGGTCACGGGCCGCTTCGGTAGCGGCCTGCGCCTCAACGGGCCGAGCCGGGCGGAGCACGTCGCCCTGCCACAGGAGGCGATCAGTCAGCTCACCGATTTCACGATCGCGACGTGGGTGAACCTCGCGGCGACGCAGAACTGGAGCCGGCTGTTCGACTTCGGCCAGAACAGCACGGTCAACATGTTCCTCACCCCCCGCGCCGGTACGACCGGCAACGCACCCAGGTTTGCGATCACGGTCGGCGGCAGCGGCGGCGAACAGCAGATCAACGGCACCACCGCGTTGCCCACCAACCAGTGGGTGCACCTGGCCGTCACACTCACCCAGAACACCGGCACCCTGTACGTCAACGGCGTCCAGGCCGGCCAGAACACGAACATGACGTTGAGCCCGGCGAACCTGGGGAATCCCGGCAACCGGTGGATCGGGCGGTCGCAGTACGGCGACGCGATGCTCAACGCCACCATCGACGAGTTCCACATCTTCGACCGCGCGCTGAGCGCGCAGGAGGTGGCCTCCCTCCAAGGCTCCCCCGCCGGCAGCACCGGTGGCGGGTCGATCGCCTGGTACCGGTTCGAGGAGGAGGGCGGGTCGACGATCCTGGACTCGTCGCCGAACGGCCGTGACGGCGGAATCGTGGCGTCACAGAGCGGCGGGGATGAGTTGTGGGTGCCGACGCACCCGGGCTACCTGGGGGCGATTCCGGAGGACGCGGTGTTGCGGCTGGGTCCGCCCCGGTGGGCGGTGTACGGCAGCAACGCGGCCACGAACACCTGGGCACCCTGGTACACCCAGCACAAGATCATGCGAGGTCTGCTCGACGCGTACTACCACACCGACAACGCCACGGCGCTCGACGTGGTGACCAAGATGGCCAGCTGGGCGAACCTGGCGTTGACGATCGGGGACAAGAACCACCCCGGCTACCCGGGGCCGATCACCCGGGACAACCTGAACTACATGTGGGACCTCTACATCGCCGGCGAGACCGGCGGCGCGAACGAGGTGTTCCCCGAGATCTACGCGCTCACCGGCGACAGCCGGCACCTGGAGACCGCCAAGCTGTTCGACAACCGGGAGTCGCTCTTCGACGCCTGTGTGGAGAACCGGGACATCCTCGTCACCACCCCGGCCACCAACCCGGGCCGTCGCCGCCCCGACCGGCTGCACGCCAACTCGCACGTGCCGCAGTTCGTCGGCTACCTGCGCGTCTACGAACACAGCGGCGACAGCGAGTACCTCCAGGCCGCCAAGAACTTCTACGGCATGGTGGTCCCGCACCGGGCGTACGCCAACGGGGGCACCGGCGGCAACTACCCCGGCTCGAACAACAACATCGAGCTGTTCCAGAACCGGGGCAACGTCGCCAACTCGATCGCCCAGGGCGGTGCCGAGACCTGCACCACGTACAACCTGATCAAACTCGCCCGCAACCTGTTCTTCCACGAGCAGGACCCAGCGTACCTGGACTACTACGAGCGGGGCCTGATCAACCAGATCGCCGGGTCCCGCGCCGACACCACCACCGTCGGCAACCCGCAGGTCACCTACTTCCAGCCGCTGACCCCCGGCGCCGCCCGTGGCTACGGCAACACCGGCACCTGCTGCGGCGGCACCGGCATCGAGAACCACACCAAGTACCAGGAGACGATCTACTTCAAGTCCGCCGACGACTCCACCCTCTGGGTCAACCTGTACGTGCCGTCGACCCTGACCTGGCAGGAGAAGGACCTCACCGTCGTACAGGAGACGGTATACCCCCGCCAGGACCACACCCGACTGACCATCGACGGCAGCGGCCGGCTGGACCTCAAGCTCCGCGTACCGGCCTGGGCGCAGAAGGGTTTCCAGGTCAGCGTCAACGGTGTCGCCCAGGACCACACCGCCACCCCGGGCAGCTACCTGACCCTGAGCCGCACCTGGCGCTCCGGGGACACCGTCGACATCCGGATGCCGTTCAGCATCCGCATCGAACGCGCCATCGACCGCCCCGACACCCAGGCCGTGTTCTGGGGACCGGTGCTGCTGCAGATCCTCGGCAACCCCGGCGGCGGCGCCTTCCGGGAGCTGTCGCTGTACCGCCACCTCAAGCGCGATGGCGACTACAGCCGGGCGGCGATCACCCCGAGCAGCACCACGGCCGCCGGTGACCAGGTCTTCGCCTCGCAGGGATTCACCCTGCGGCCGTACTACGTCGCCGACACCCAGGCCGCCTCGTCGTACTTCCGGCGGGTCGAACCCACGGTCGTGTTCGGCAGCATCGACACCGGCGTACCCAACCACAAGCGCAACGACGGCCTGCCCGCGTACGACGTCCCGGTCAGCGGCGTGCCGTCACCCGGCACCGACGGTCCGACCTTCCTCGACCTGCTCTGGGACGAGGCGCCGTTCGCCAGCCACGGTCAGTTCGTCACGACCGTCACCCGCATCGCCGACGCGTTCGTCGACGCAGACGTCTTCACCGCCGCGCAACGCGACCGGATCGTGGCCGACGCCACCCGGGCGAGGGCCGACCTCGACCCCGGTACCTCGTTCGACGTCGAGGTCACCGCGAAGACGCAGCGCATCGGCGGCAACGCCTACGTCTCCGTATCCGCCCGCAACGCCGACGAGGTGCCGCTCACCATCGAGCTGGTCACCGCCTTCGGCTCGCGTACGGTGACCGGCGTCGCCCCGGGCAAGACCGCCTTCCAGCAGTTCAACACCCGCAGCACGGCGGTACCGGCCGGCACCGCCACCGTCCGTGTCACGGGCACCGTCGACGGCGAGGAGATCACCACCGAGATCGAGGCGCCGTACCCGGCCTCCAGCGCCAGCTGA
- a CDS encoding DUF7144 family membrane protein, which translates to MTRNDVRARALLLAGVLLGVAGIFDAVAAGADLTSDPYVSIGSGAVHQHDVTAWVWLRLVAGVGTALAGALVPLGRRWSAWLALAAVAVFVVLHLLLFTYHPVQTVLVLGPALAAVRLVLLHRAGPAH; encoded by the coding sequence GTGACGAGGAACGACGTACGTGCGCGGGCGCTGCTACTGGCGGGGGTACTGCTCGGCGTGGCCGGGATCTTCGACGCGGTGGCGGCCGGGGCCGACCTGACCAGCGACCCGTACGTCTCGATCGGCAGCGGCGCGGTCCACCAGCACGACGTCACCGCCTGGGTCTGGCTGCGGCTGGTCGCCGGGGTGGGCACGGCACTGGCCGGGGCGCTCGTACCCCTCGGCCGCCGTTGGTCGGCGTGGCTGGCGCTGGCCGCCGTGGCGGTCTTCGTCGTGCTGCACCTGCTCCTGTTCACCTACCACCCGGTGCAGACGGTCCTGGTGCTCGGGCCCGCGCTGGCCGCCGTCCGGCTGGTGCTCCTGCATCGCGCCGGTCCGGCCCACTGA
- a CDS encoding glycogen debranching N-terminal domain-containing protein, producing MLFRGVLSVEGDLTLLNHAPAPTRSTMRLTVAADFAEVPEVRSGLQALPFIPARAARTLRILALTQGARDDPFRGEQPGKIVQECRYGDSAAFTPSSSSCSTSTSGGPATPDLVRGYAYEVRTAIAWLDGPADPQRTCVEAGMPEQMGQM from the coding sequence ATGCTGTTCCGGGGAGTGCTCTCGGTCGAGGGCGACCTCACGCTGCTCAACCACGCGCCCGCGCCGACGCGCTCCACCATGCGACTGACGGTCGCCGCCGACTTCGCCGAGGTGCCCGAGGTCCGCAGCGGCCTCCAGGCGCTGCCCTTCATCCCGGCACGGGCAGCCCGGACCCTGCGGATCCTGGCGCTCACCCAGGGCGCGCGGGACGACCCGTTCCGGGGCGAACAGCCGGGCAAGATCGTCCAGGAGTGCCGGTACGGCGACTCGGCCGCCTTCACGCCCTCTTCGTCATCCTGCTCGACGAGTACGAGCGGTGGACCGGCGACGCCCGACCTGGTCCGTGGGTACGCGTACGAGGTGCGGACGGCCATCGCCTGGCTCGACGGACCCGCCGACCCGCAGCGCACCTGTGTGGAGGCCGGCATGCCGGAGCAGATGGGCCAGATGTAA
- a CDS encoding bile acid:sodium symporter family protein has protein sequence MRWPRRLPIDPFIAALFGTVALAALIPLRGTAAEVGRVAAQLAVALLFFLHGAKIAPRAALAGARHWRLHAVVLLATFVVFPLLGLAAAPLRPAVLTPELYQGLLFLCAVPSTVQTSIAFTAIARGNVPAAVFTASFSNIAGIALTPLLVTLLLQGSGEVRVSAGSIGTVVLQLLVPFVAGQLSRRWTAGWIERHRSLTGRVDRGAILLVVYSAFSAGVVAGVWDEVSPGRLIVLIAVVAGLLALVLGLLHAGGRLLRFDRADRVTILFCGAKKSLATGLPMAAVLVQPEALGLLVLPLMIYHQIQLVVCAAIARSWADRAPPTPARTDA, from the coding sequence ATGCGCTGGCCTCGCCGGCTGCCGATCGACCCGTTCATCGCGGCGCTGTTCGGCACCGTGGCGCTGGCCGCGCTGATCCCGCTGCGCGGCACGGCCGCCGAGGTGGGACGGGTGGCGGCCCAGCTCGCGGTGGCGCTGCTCTTCTTCCTGCACGGGGCCAAGATCGCCCCGAGGGCCGCGCTCGCCGGCGCCCGGCACTGGCGGCTGCACGCGGTGGTGCTGCTCGCCACGTTCGTGGTCTTCCCGCTGCTCGGGCTCGCCGCCGCGCCGCTGCGACCGGCGGTGCTGACCCCCGAGCTGTACCAGGGGCTGCTCTTCCTCTGCGCCGTGCCATCCACGGTGCAGACCTCGATCGCGTTCACTGCCATCGCCCGGGGCAACGTGCCGGCGGCGGTCTTCACCGCCTCCTTCTCCAACATCGCCGGCATCGCGCTCACCCCGCTGCTGGTGACCCTGCTGCTCCAGGGCTCCGGCGAGGTGCGGGTCAGCGCCGGCTCGATCGGCACGGTCGTGTTGCAACTGCTGGTGCCGTTCGTCGCGGGGCAACTGTCCCGCCGGTGGACCGCCGGCTGGATCGAGCGGCACCGGTCACTGACCGGCCGGGTCGACCGGGGCGCGATCCTGCTGGTGGTCTACTCGGCCTTCAGCGCCGGCGTGGTGGCCGGGGTCTGGGACGAGGTCTCGCCGGGGCGGCTGATCGTCCTGATCGCCGTCGTCGCCGGGCTGCTCGCGCTGGTGCTCGGGCTGCTGCACGCCGGTGGCCGGCTGCTGCGCTTCGACCGGGCCGACCGGGTGACGATCCTGTTCTGTGGGGCCAAGAAGAGCCTGGCCACCGGCCTGCCGATGGCCGCCGTCCTGGTACAGCCCGAGGCGCTCGGTCTGCTGGTGCTGCCCCTGATGATCTACCACCAGATCCAACTGGTCGTCTGTGCCGCCATCGCCCGTAGCTGGGCCGACCGCGCCCCGCCGACGCCCGCCCGCACCGACGCCTGA
- a CDS encoding LysR family transcriptional regulator: MYDPVQLRSFLAVAQALSFTRAAARLGVRQSTVSQHVRRLEAETGRPLFVRDTHSVSLTVDGEAMVTFARDILDAGDRARRHFAAGPVRGRLRLGVSDDLISTYLPRVLHDFRHRHPLVHLELTVDLSGTLHHRLDAQQLDVLFAKRLAGQDRGRLVWRDRLIWLAAPGHRLGPDEPVPLVAYPPPSISRAEALDALGAAGRAWQLACTSTSLGGLVAATRAGLGVMAHSAELVPPGLVPAPTGHRLPPLGEVEFVLLHRDGAPADTVAALAEAILTAGARTVSPS, encoded by the coding sequence ATGTATGACCCGGTCCAACTGCGCAGCTTCCTGGCGGTGGCCCAGGCCCTGAGCTTCACTCGGGCCGCGGCCCGGCTGGGCGTGCGCCAGTCCACGGTGAGTCAGCACGTCCGGCGGTTGGAGGCCGAGACCGGGCGACCGCTGTTCGTGCGGGACACGCACAGCGTCAGCCTCACCGTCGACGGCGAGGCGATGGTGACCTTCGCCCGGGACATCCTGGACGCGGGCGACCGGGCCCGGCGTCACTTCGCCGCCGGGCCGGTACGCGGCCGGCTGCGGCTCGGCGTCTCCGACGACCTGATCTCCACCTATCTGCCCCGGGTGTTGCACGACTTCCGGCACCGACATCCGCTGGTGCACCTGGAGTTGACCGTCGACCTGAGCGGCACCCTGCACCACCGGCTCGACGCGCAGCAGTTGGACGTGCTCTTCGCCAAGCGCCTGGCCGGGCAGGACCGGGGCAGGCTGGTCTGGCGGGACCGGCTGATCTGGCTGGCCGCCCCCGGCCACCGGCTCGGCCCGGACGAACCGGTGCCGCTGGTCGCCTACCCGCCGCCCAGCATCTCCCGGGCTGAGGCCCTGGACGCGCTGGGTGCGGCCGGTCGCGCCTGGCAGCTCGCCTGCACCAGCACCAGCCTGGGCGGGCTGGTGGCGGCGACCCGGGCCGGTCTCGGGGTGATGGCGCACTCCGCCGAGCTGGTCCCACCCGGGCTGGTGCCGGCCCCGACCGGGCACCGGCTGCCGCCGCTGGGCGAGGTGGAGTTCGTCCTGCTGCACCGTGACGGCGCGCCCGCCGACACGGTCGCCGCCCTGGCCGAGGCGATCCTGACCGCCGGGGCCCGCACCGTGTCTCCGTCCTGA
- a CDS encoding PQQ-dependent sugar dehydrogenase, which yields MRYHVWAGSALAVLLVAGTAGCGNGDTDATGPGPDPGPVASSTASSSPSAAPDLDAGEELARGIDVPWGLAFLPGGDALVAERNTGRILRLSPGGGTPEQVTEVPGVTAGGEGGLLGLAVSPDFADDDLVYAYFTAADDNRIVRFRLDGGQPDVVFSGIPKASFHNGGRIAFGPDGMLYVGTGDAGDTSSSQDPASPAGKILRLTADGEPAPGNPTAGSPVYSLGHRNVQGLAWDPEGRLFATEFGQNDVDEVNLIEAGRNYGWPEVEGEGDTAGGRYTNPLVTWSTREASPSGIAITGGNAYVAALRGERLWVVLLDGDRLGEPSARLDGYGRLRTVQVAPDGALWVTTSNTDGRGDVRDGDDRVLRFPAR from the coding sequence ATGCGATACCACGTGTGGGCCGGATCGGCCCTGGCCGTGCTGCTGGTGGCCGGGACCGCCGGGTGCGGCAACGGAGACACCGACGCCACCGGACCCGGTCCGGACCCGGGGCCGGTGGCCTCCAGCACGGCGAGCAGTTCCCCGTCGGCGGCGCCCGACCTCGACGCGGGGGAGGAACTGGCCCGGGGCATCGACGTGCCGTGGGGTCTGGCGTTCCTGCCCGGCGGCGACGCGCTTGTCGCCGAGCGGAACACCGGTCGGATCCTGCGACTCTCCCCGGGCGGCGGCACGCCCGAACAGGTCACCGAGGTGCCCGGCGTGACCGCCGGCGGTGAGGGCGGCCTGCTCGGGCTCGCCGTGTCGCCGGACTTCGCCGACGACGACCTGGTCTACGCCTACTTCACCGCCGCCGACGACAACCGCATCGTGCGGTTCCGGCTCGACGGCGGCCAGCCGGACGTGGTCTTCTCCGGCATCCCCAAGGCGAGCTTCCACAACGGCGGGCGCATCGCCTTCGGTCCCGACGGCATGTTGTACGTCGGCACCGGCGACGCCGGGGACACCAGCAGCTCCCAGGACCCGGCCAGCCCGGCCGGTAAGATCCTCCGGCTCACCGCGGACGGCGAGCCGGCGCCCGGCAACCCCACCGCCGGTTCCCCGGTCTACAGCCTCGGGCACCGCAACGTGCAGGGCCTGGCCTGGGATCCGGAGGGCCGACTCTTCGCCACCGAGTTCGGGCAGAACGACGTCGACGAGGTCAACCTGATCGAGGCCGGGCGCAACTACGGCTGGCCCGAGGTCGAGGGCGAGGGCGACACCGCAGGCGGGCGCTACACCAATCCGCTGGTCACCTGGTCGACCCGCGAGGCGTCGCCGTCCGGCATCGCGATCACCGGCGGCAACGCCTACGTCGCGGCGCTGCGTGGCGAGCGGCTCTGGGTCGTGCTACTCGACGGTGACCGGCTCGGCGAGCCGTCCGCCCGGCTCGACGGGTACGGACGGCTGCGCACCGTGCAGGTGGCCCCGGACGGCGCGCTCTGGGTCACCACGTCCAACACCGACGGGCGGGGCGACGTCCGCGACGGCGACGACCGGGTGCTGCGCTTCCCGGCCCGCTGA
- a CDS encoding cellulase family glycosylhydrolase, with protein sequence MSRLRTAVSGILAATLAVAGVLIAAPGAHAATANFAKVQEWGSGYEARFTVRNDTATTITSWRVDFDLPAGSTLGSYWDALLASSGNRHTFTNRSWNGTLAAGASTTFGFIVSGSGTPTNCTVNGGPCAGGSADTQAPSVPGNVRVTGTSTSSVSLAWNAATDNVGVTGYDVYRGSTLATTVVGATSATVGGLSPATAYTFSVRARDAAGNLSASSATVTATTAPGTVTGTPASINGQLRVCGVQLCNRYGRPIQLRGMSTHGIQWYSQCVNDASLDALATDWNADVLRISMYIQEGGYETDPRGFTDRVHDYIERATARGMYAIVDWHMLTPGDPNHNLARARTFFTEIAQRHKDKTNILYEVANEPNGVSWASIKSYAEQIIPVIRAQDPDGVVLVGTRAWSSLGLSEGSSETEIVNSPVNASNIMYTFHFYATTHGTSYLNALSRAADRLPIFVTEFGTQTASGDGANDFARAQQYLDLMATKKISWVNWNFSDDFRSGAVFTTGTCNGSSYTGTGVLKPAGVWIRDRIRTPDNFLTS encoded by the coding sequence ATGTCCAGACTGCGTACTGCGGTGTCCGGAATCCTCGCCGCCACACTCGCCGTCGCCGGCGTCCTGATCGCCGCCCCCGGCGCGCACGCCGCGACCGCGAACTTCGCCAAGGTCCAGGAATGGGGCAGCGGCTACGAGGCCCGCTTCACCGTCCGCAACGACACCGCCACCACCATCACCAGTTGGCGGGTCGACTTCGACCTGCCGGCCGGGTCCACCCTCGGCAGCTACTGGGACGCCCTGCTCGCCAGCAGCGGCAACCGGCACACCTTCACCAACCGCTCCTGGAACGGCACCCTGGCCGCCGGTGCGTCGACCACGTTCGGCTTCATCGTCTCCGGCAGCGGCACGCCGACCAACTGCACCGTCAACGGCGGCCCGTGCGCCGGCGGCAGCGCGGACACCCAGGCGCCCAGCGTGCCCGGCAACGTCAGGGTCACCGGCACCAGCACGTCGAGCGTCTCGTTGGCCTGGAACGCCGCGACCGACAACGTCGGGGTCACCGGCTACGACGTCTACCGTGGCAGCACCCTGGCCACCACCGTCGTCGGCGCCACCTCCGCCACCGTCGGCGGCCTGAGCCCCGCCACCGCGTACACCTTCTCGGTCCGGGCCCGCGACGCCGCCGGCAACCTCTCGGCGTCGAGCGCGACGGTCACCGCGACCACCGCACCCGGTACGGTGACCGGCACCCCCGCCTCGATCAACGGTCAACTGCGGGTCTGCGGCGTGCAGCTCTGCAACCGGTACGGCCGCCCGATCCAGTTGCGCGGCATGAGCACCCACGGCATCCAGTGGTACTCGCAGTGCGTCAACGACGCCTCGCTGGACGCGCTCGCCACCGACTGGAACGCCGACGTGCTGCGCATCTCCATGTACATCCAGGAGGGCGGCTACGAGACCGACCCGCGCGGCTTCACCGACCGGGTGCACGACTACATCGAACGGGCCACCGCGCGCGGCATGTACGCCATCGTCGACTGGCACATGCTCACCCCGGGCGACCCGAACCACAACCTGGCCCGGGCCCGCACCTTCTTCACCGAGATCGCCCAGCGCCACAAGGACAAGACCAACATCCTGTACGAGGTGGCCAACGAGCCGAACGGGGTGAGCTGGGCGTCGATCAAGAGCTACGCGGAGCAGATCATCCCGGTCATCCGGGCCCAGGACCCGGACGGCGTGGTGCTGGTCGGCACCCGCGCCTGGTCGTCGCTGGGACTGTCCGAGGGCTCCTCGGAGACCGAGATCGTCAACAGCCCGGTGAACGCGTCGAACATCATGTACACGTTCCACTTCTACGCCACCACACACGGCACGTCCTACCTGAACGCGTTGTCGCGGGCCGCCGACCGGCTGCCGATCTTCGTCACCGAGTTCGGCACCCAGACCGCCTCCGGTGACGGGGCGAACGACTTCGCCCGCGCCCAGCAGTACCTGGACCTGATGGCGACCAAGAAGATCAGTTGGGTCAACTGGAACTTCTCCGACGACTTCCGCAGTGGTGCCGTCTTCACCACCGGCACCTGCAACGGCAGCTCGTACACCGGGACCGGCGTGCTCAAGCCGGCCGGTGTCTGGATCCGCGACCGGATCCGTACCCCGGACAACTTCCTGACCAGCTGA